The Desulfuromonas versatilis genome has a segment encoding these proteins:
- a CDS encoding nucleotide sugar dehydrogenase, which produces MVSVEDIKARKARIALVGLGYVGLPLAVAFGRKAEVVGFDISVKKVEELRKGFDATGEMTREELADTRIQYTTDPAQLKEASFIIVTVPTPIDEFRKPDLSPLEKASATIGRNLAKGAIVVYESTVYPGVTEEVCVPILERESGLRCGVDFKVGYSPERINPGDKLHTIDKIVKVVAGQDAETLETVARTYELVVDAGVHRASSIKVAEAAKVIENTQRDLNIALMNELAIIFNRMGIPTMEVLEAAGTKWNFLRFTPGLVGGHCIGVDPYYLTHKAEAIGYNPQVILAGRRINDGMGKYVAEMTVKKLIQSGKAVKGCRILVLGLTFKENIPDIRNSKVVDILAELQEYGVEALVHDPFADAEEARHEYGVELTGLDGIGKVDCVILAVSHEAFKKLDAAWLQEVCANGNGAGVVIDVKSFFDKGAVEGQGMVYWRL; this is translated from the coding sequence ATGGTTTCTGTGGAGGATATCAAGGCGCGCAAGGCGCGGATTGCATTGGTGGGGCTCGGGTATGTCGGTCTGCCGCTGGCGGTGGCCTTCGGCAGGAAGGCCGAGGTGGTGGGGTTCGACATCAGCGTGAAAAAGGTGGAGGAGCTGCGCAAGGGCTTTGACGCGACGGGGGAAATGACGCGGGAAGAGCTGGCCGATACCCGCATCCAGTACACCACCGACCCGGCACAGCTCAAGGAGGCCTCGTTCATCATCGTGACGGTGCCGACACCCATCGACGAGTTCCGCAAGCCGGATCTCTCGCCCCTGGAAAAAGCCTCGGCCACCATCGGCCGCAACCTGGCCAAGGGGGCGATCGTCGTCTATGAGTCCACGGTTTACCCGGGGGTGACCGAGGAGGTCTGCGTGCCGATTCTGGAGCGGGAGTCGGGCCTGCGATGCGGGGTGGACTTCAAGGTCGGTTACAGCCCCGAGCGGATCAACCCCGGTGACAAGCTGCACACCATCGACAAGATCGTCAAGGTGGTGGCCGGGCAGGACGCCGAGACCCTGGAAACCGTGGCCCGGACCTACGAGCTGGTGGTCGACGCCGGGGTGCACCGGGCCTCGAGCATCAAGGTGGCCGAGGCGGCCAAGGTCATCGAGAACACCCAGCGCGACCTGAACATCGCCCTGATGAACGAGCTGGCGATCATCTTCAACCGCATGGGCATCCCCACCATGGAGGTGCTGGAAGCGGCCGGCACCAAGTGGAACTTCCTGAGATTCACCCCCGGCCTGGTCGGCGGCCACTGCATCGGCGTCGACCCCTACTACCTGACCCACAAGGCCGAGGCCATCGGCTACAACCCCCAGGTGATCCTGGCCGGCCGCCGCATCAACGACGGCATGGGCAAGTACGTGGCCGAGATGACCGTCAAGAAGCTCATCCAGTCCGGCAAGGCCGTCAAGGGTTGCCGGATCCTGGTGCTGGGCCTGACCTTCAAGGAAAACATCCCCGACATCCGCAACAGCAAGGTGGTGGACATCCTCGCCGAGCTGCAGGAGTACGGCGTCGAGGCATTGGTCCATGACCCCTTCGCCGACGCCGAGGAGGCGCGTCATGAATACGGCGTGGAGCTGACCGGCCTCGACGGCATCGGCAAGGTGGACTGCGTGATCCTGGCGGTGTCGCATGAGGCCTTCAAAAAGCTGGACGCCGCCTGGCTGCAAGAGGTCTGCGCCAACGGCAACGGCGCCGGGGTGGTCATCGACGTGAAGTCGTTCTTCGACAAG
- a CDS encoding IS3 family transposase (programmed frameshift) — translation MGRRTFTKEFKREAAGLVVDQGYSIAEACRATGVGSTAMSRWVKQLQGEYGGVTPKAQALTPEQQRIQELEEQVRKLEREKSIPKKGYRSLNVGRSKIFALIDHLREHGNVQQLCSLLEIPRSSYYDYRDRRKKIDVERLRLRAKATEIFNKSRQSAGSRSIMSKLRQDGEIVGRFKVRRLMKEANLVSKQPRPPAYKVAKVERPDIPNHLDRQFDVQQPNQVWCGDITYVWAQGRWIYLAVILDLYSRRVVGWSLSEKVDADLTIAALDHAYQLRGQPTAVTFHSDQGCQYASKSFRQRLWRYRIKQSMSRRGNCWDNAPMERVFRSYKSEWMPSAGYTSFDEAQKDIGRYLMDYYNWYRPHQRNGGRAPAVAEKNPILLSGNS, via the exons ATGGGAAGACGGACCTTTACCAAAGAGTTCAAACGCGAAGCCGCCGGACTTGTTGTGGATCAGGGCTATTCAATAGCCGAAGCCTGTCGTGCGACAGGTGTCGGGTCAACGGCCATGAGCCGCTGGGTTAAACAGCTTCAGGGCGAATATGGCGGAGTGACACCGAAAGCACAGGCGTTGACACCCGAGCAACAACGAATCCAAGAGCTAGAGGAACAAGTCAGAAAACTGGAAAGAGAGAAATCGATCC CTAAAAAAGGCTACCGCTCTCTTAATGTCGGACGATCTAAAATCTTCGCGCTGATCGACCACTTAAGGGAGCATGGAAACGTCCAGCAGCTGTGTTCATTATTGGAAATTCCCCGTTCGAGCTATTACGACTATCGGGATCGCCGCAAAAAAATTGATGTCGAGCGTTTGCGGTTGCGCGCTAAAGCTACTGAAATATTCAACAAAAGTCGCCAGTCCGCAGGCAGCCGAAGCATTATGAGCAAGCTACGCCAAGACGGTGAAATTGTCGGGCGCTTTAAAGTTCGGCGGCTGATGAAAGAAGCTAATCTCGTCAGTAAACAACCCAGGCCACCCGCCTACAAAGTGGCAAAAGTTGAGAGGCCGGACATACCGAATCACTTAGATCGACAGTTCGATGTTCAGCAGCCAAACCAGGTCTGGTGTGGCGATATCACTTATGTCTGGGCACAAGGGCGATGGATATATCTCGCCGTGATCCTGGATCTGTACAGCCGCCGAGTCGTTGGTTGGAGTCTGTCTGAAAAAGTCGATGCCGATTTAACTATTGCGGCACTTGACCATGCTTACCAGTTGCGCGGGCAGCCTACGGCTGTGACGTTTCACTCAGATCAAGGCTGTCAATATGCCAGCAAATCATTTCGCCAACGCTTATGGCGTTATCGGATAAAACAGAGCATGAGCCGGCGGGGCAACTGCTGGGACAACGCACCGATGGAGCGTGTGTTTCGCAGCTATAAAAGTGAATGGATGCCTTCAGCCGGTTACACATCTTTCGATGAGGCCCAAAAGGATATTGGCCGATATCTTATGGATTATTACAACTGGTACCGCCCCCATCAGAGAAATGGCGGGCGTGCTCCTGCTGTCGCGGAAAAAAATCCTATTTTACTGTCCGGAAATAGTTGA
- a CDS encoding helix-turn-helix domain-containing protein: MLELLEDKTDAQAVAEFQEAYQAGREFVVPAEILRRELDGESPVKSWREHRGLTQQDLADKAGNSKPYLSQIEPGKRQGTVDTLAATATATATASALGVPLEVVTD; the protein is encoded by the coding sequence ATGTTGGAGTTGCTTGAGGATAAGACTGATGCGCAAGCTGTGGCAGAATTCCAGGAAGCCTACCAGGCTGGCCGCGAGTTTGTGGTTCCCGCTGAAATCCTTCGCCGCGAGCTCGACGGAGAGTCGCCGGTAAAGTCATGGCGCGAGCACCGGGGCCTGACTCAGCAGGACCTCGCAGATAAAGCCGGAAACAGCAAACCCTACCTGTCCCAAATTGAACCCGGCAAGCGGCAGGGGACCGTCGATACTCTTGCTGCAACTGCAACTGCAACTGCAACCGCAAGCGCTTTGGGCGTTCCGTTGGAAGTTGTGACGGATTGA
- a CDS encoding type II toxin-antitoxin system RelE/ParE family toxin: protein MMKIAFLPLAQAELDDAFAWYEEQAVGLGYEFLDEIDQTIRLIASFPTLQPLVGEKVRRCLVNRFPYGIFYGLNGDAITVVAVAHLRRKPAYWIERE from the coding sequence ATGATGAAAATCGCTTTTCTCCCGCTGGCGCAGGCTGAACTTGACGATGCCTTTGCATGGTATGAAGAACAGGCAGTCGGTCTCGGGTACGAGTTTCTCGACGAAATCGATCAAACAATCCGGCTCATAGCGAGTTTTCCAACCCTCCAGCCGCTGGTTGGTGAAAAAGTCAGACGTTGCCTCGTCAACCGCTTTCCCTATGGGATCTTTTATGGTTTGAACGGTGATGCTATTACAGTTGTCGCCGTTGCTCACTTGAGGCGAAAGCCTGCCTATTGGATTGAGAGGGAGTGA
- a CDS encoding addiction module protein translates to MPTTKELVKEIEKLAPSERVKIIDLLIRDTIKPDEAIEKIWVKEASARWDAFERGEVEAVSYDSVMAKYRKK, encoded by the coding sequence ATGCCAACCACGAAAGAACTGGTGAAAGAGATTGAAAAACTTGCCCCTTCTGAGCGGGTTAAAATAATCGATCTCCTCATTCGGGACACTATCAAGCCTGACGAGGCGATTGAAAAGATCTGGGTTAAAGAAGCGAGCGCTCGTTGGGATGCTTTTGAGCGTGGGGAGGTCGAGGCTGTTTCCTACGATTCGGTCATGGCCAAGTATCGCAAGAAATGA
- a CDS encoding BrnT family toxin: MHFEFDPEKSAANLAKHGIDFVEAQALWSDPDLLEIPAKNLDEPRYLVIGRIGKKHWSGIITYRQTIIRIISVRRSRAEEVSLYENESI, translated from the coding sequence ATGCACTTCGAATTCGACCCGGAAAAAAGTGCCGCCAATCTGGCCAAGCACGGCATCGACTTCGTCGAGGCGCAGGCCCTCTGGAGCGACCCAGACCTGCTTGAAATCCCTGCAAAAAACCTCGATGAACCGCGCTACCTGGTCATCGGCAGGATTGGCAAAAAACACTGGTCCGGGATCATAACCTACCGCCAGACTATAATTCGGATCATCTCCGTCCGGCGGTCACGAGCAGAAGAGGTTTCTTTGTATGAAAACGAAAGCATCTGA
- the brnA gene encoding type II toxin-antitoxin system BrnA family antitoxin, whose product MKTKASDFDKKFDAGEDITKHLDLSKARRPEQEQKRVNVDFPLWMLQSLDREARRLGVPRQAVIKIWIAERLEKIA is encoded by the coding sequence ATGAAAACGAAAGCATCTGACTTCGACAAGAAATTCGATGCCGGAGAAGACATTACCAAGCACCTGGATCTCAGCAAGGCCCGGCGCCCGGAGCAGGAACAGAAAAGGGTAAATGTGGATTTCCCCCTCTGGATGCTGCAATCCCTCGACAGGGAGGCACGGCGCCTCGGCGTCCCCCGCCAAGCCGTTATTAAAATCTGGATCGCCGAACGCCTCGAAAAAATTGCCTGA
- a CDS encoding exosortase C-terminal domain/associated protein EpsI, translating into MISKYRLFIVYGLLIAAAIFVHTHGDVYVPSSKPLEEIPRHENGWRMAEETRFDERVLEVLKPTDYISRMYQDGEGKRVSIYLGYHGGGPESGPIHSPKHCLPGSGWHEMSSVSGEMNLGGERINLVRSTYQNGYAKELFLYWYQVKGRTLNDEYALKFAEVKNSILHNRRDSAFVRVSVPFEEDVEQAVAVGERFIRDFYPHIQRVLPN; encoded by the coding sequence TTGATCTCAAAATATAGGTTATTTATTGTTTACGGGCTCTTGATCGCCGCGGCCATTTTCGTCCACACCCACGGTGACGTCTACGTGCCCTCCAGCAAGCCGCTCGAGGAGATTCCCCGGCATGAGAACGGCTGGCGGATGGCGGAGGAGACGCGTTTTGATGAGCGGGTGCTGGAGGTGCTGAAGCCGACGGATTATATCTCGCGGATGTACCAGGACGGGGAGGGGAAGAGGGTTTCGATCTACCTGGGCTACCACGGCGGCGGGCCGGAGAGCGGGCCGATTCATTCGCCGAAGCACTGCCTGCCGGGCAGCGGCTGGCATGAGATGTCGTCGGTTTCGGGGGAGATGAACCTGGGCGGGGAGCGGATTAACCTGGTTCGGTCGACTTACCAGAACGGTTATGCGAAGGAGCTTTTCCTTTACTGGTACCAGGTGAAGGGGCGGACTCTGAATGACGAGTACGCGCTGAAGTTCGCCGAGGTGAAGAACTCGATCCTGCACAACCGGAGGGACTCGGCCTTTGTTCGGGTCTCGGTGCCGTTCGAGGAGGATGTGGAGCAGGCCGTGGCGGTGGGGGAGCGGTTTATCCGGGATTTTTATCCGCATATTCAGCGGGTTTTGCCTAACTGA
- a CDS encoding GxxExxY protein, producing the protein MELKEYDLTNLIICCFYNVYGQLGYGFLEKVYENALGLELAAKDLKAVAQSPIIVSYNGQVVGEYFADLVVEDKVIVEIKAVKTLLPEHEAQLLNYLKATDVEVGLLLNFGPKPQIVRKAFENGRKKSQRVRG; encoded by the coding sequence ATGGAATTAAAAGAATACGATCTAACCAATCTTATTATTTGTTGTTTTTATAATGTTTATGGGCAGCTTGGTTATGGCTTTCTGGAAAAAGTTTATGAAAATGCCTTGGGACTTGAACTCGCAGCCAAAGATCTCAAGGCTGTAGCCCAGAGCCCCATTATTGTTTCATATAACGGCCAAGTCGTTGGAGAATATTTTGCCGATCTGGTTGTTGAGGACAAGGTAATTGTTGAAATAAAGGCAGTGAAAACGCTTCTTCCAGAACATGAGGCGCAACTTCTGAACTATCTTAAGGCTACTGATGTTGAAGTGGGGCTTCTTTTGAATTTTGGTCCAAAACCTCAAATTGTGCGTAAGGCCTTTGAGAATGGGAGGAAGAAAAGTCAAAGAGTACGCGGATGA